In Rhinoderma darwinii isolate aRhiDar2 chromosome 9, aRhiDar2.hap1, whole genome shotgun sequence, the following are encoded in one genomic region:
- the BTBD10 gene encoding BTB/POZ domain-containing protein 10 isoform X2 gives MAGRPHPYDSNSSDPENWDRKLCNRPRKLYKHSSTPSRGARAGAGRTKMSLHGASGGHERSRDRRRSSDRSRDSSHERGESQLTPCIRNVTSPTRQHQSDREKEYCSSRPSSPRPQKISPNGSSSSVGLSSRNSSQSSSEVNCKTAGEMVFVYENVKEGARSIRTSERVTLIVDNTRFVVDPAIFTAQPNTMLGRMFGSGREHNFTRPNDKGEFEVAEGISSTVFRAILDYYKTGIIRCPDGISIPELREACDYLCISFEYSTIKCRDLSALMHELSNDGARRQFEFYLEEMILPLMVASAQSGERECHIVVLTDDDVVDWDEEYPPQMGEEYSQIIYSTKLYRFFKYIENRDVAKSVLKERGLKKIRLGIEGYPTYKEKVKKRPGGRPEVIYNYVQRPFIRMSWEKEEGKSRHVDFQCVKSKSITNLAAAAADIPQDQLVVMHPTPQVDELDILPNHPTPGNNDTEPDGQNSTL, from the exons ATGGCTGGACGTCCCCATCCTTATGACAGTAACTCCAGTGATCCAGAGAACTGGGACCGGAAATTGTGTAATAGACCTCGTAAACTATACAAACACTCAAG CACTCCGTCTCGAGGCGCTAGAGCAGGCGCTGGCCGCACAAAGATGAGTCTCCATGGTGCCAGTGGCGGTCACGAACGTTCAAGAGATCGACGTCGGTCAAGTGACAGATCTCGAGACTCATCCCATGAAAGAGGAGAGAGCCAGCTGACTCCCTGCATCCGAAACGTCACCTCGCCTACACGGCAGCATCAAAGTG ATCGAGAGAAGGAATACTGTTCATCCCGGCCGAGCAGCCCCCGCCCTCAGAAAATCTCCCCCAACGGTTCCAGTAGTAGCGTTGGGCTCAGTAGCCGAAACAGTAGCCAGTCGAGTTCGGAAGTGAACTGTAAGACCGCTGGGGAGATGGTGTTTGTGTACGAGAATGTAAAGGAAGGAGCGCGGAGCATCCGCACCTCCGAGAGAGTCACCTTGATAGTGGACAACACCAGATTTGTTGTAGACCCggccattttcaccgcacagccaAACACAATGTTGGGCAG GATGTTTGGATCTGGCAGAGAACATAATTTCACACGTCCTAATGACAAGGGAGAGTTTGAAGTTGCCGAGGGAATCAGCTCCACTGTGTTTCGGGCCATTCTG gaTTACTACAAGACCGGGATAATTCGCTGTCCAGATGGAATATCTATCCCGGAGCTCAGAGAAGCTTGCGACTATCTATGTATCTCTTTTGAATATAGCACTATCAAATGTAGAGACCTCA GTGCCCTGATGCATGAATTGTCCAACGACGGCGCTCGGAGACAGTTTGAGTTTTACTTGGAGGAGATGATCTTGCCTTTGATGGTTGCCAGCGCTCAGAGCGGGGAGCGAGAATGCCATATAGTGGTGCTAACCGATGACGATGTCGTGGACTGGGATGAAGAGTACCCTCCGCAGATGGGAGAAGAATATTCTCAGA tTATTTACAGCACTAAGTTGTACAGGTTCTTTAAGTACATTGAAAACCGAGATGTCGCAAAGTCCGTTCTGAAGGAAAGAGGCCTTAAAAAGATCCGGCTAGGCATCGAAG GTTACCCAACATACAAGGAGAAGGTAAAGAAGAGGCCGGGTGGACGGCCCGAGGTCATCTACAACTACGTGCAGCGGCCCTTCATCAGGATGTCCTGGGAGAAGGAGGAGGGGAAAAGCCGACACGTGGACTTCCAGTGTGTAAAAAGCAAATCCATTACAAACCTGGCTGCAGCCGCCGCCGACATCCCACAGGACCAACTGGTGGTTATGCACCCAACACCTCAAGTAGATGAGCTTGACATCTTACCCAATCATCCCACCCCAGGCAACAATGACACAGAACCAGACGGGCAGAACTCCACCTTATAA
- the BTBD10 gene encoding BTB/POZ domain-containing protein 10 isoform X1 — MHRDADPAFGQSWFDATQFLCALIAKVLPCMSSPSVSTPSRGARAGAGRTKMSLHGASGGHERSRDRRRSSDRSRDSSHERGESQLTPCIRNVTSPTRQHQSDREKEYCSSRPSSPRPQKISPNGSSSSVGLSSRNSSQSSSEVNCKTAGEMVFVYENVKEGARSIRTSERVTLIVDNTRFVVDPAIFTAQPNTMLGRMFGSGREHNFTRPNDKGEFEVAEGISSTVFRAILDYYKTGIIRCPDGISIPELREACDYLCISFEYSTIKCRDLSALMHELSNDGARRQFEFYLEEMILPLMVASAQSGERECHIVVLTDDDVVDWDEEYPPQMGEEYSQIIYSTKLYRFFKYIENRDVAKSVLKERGLKKIRLGIEGYPTYKEKVKKRPGGRPEVIYNYVQRPFIRMSWEKEEGKSRHVDFQCVKSKSITNLAAAAADIPQDQLVVMHPTPQVDELDILPNHPTPGNNDTEPDGQNSTL, encoded by the exons ATGCACAGAGATGCGGACCCGGCTTTTGGACAGTCCTGGTTTGATGCCACTCAATTCCTTTGTGCTCTGATAGCCAAGGTTTTACCGTGTATGAGCAGTCCGAGCGTAAG CACTCCGTCTCGAGGCGCTAGAGCAGGCGCTGGCCGCACAAAGATGAGTCTCCATGGTGCCAGTGGCGGTCACGAACGTTCAAGAGATCGACGTCGGTCAAGTGACAGATCTCGAGACTCATCCCATGAAAGAGGAGAGAGCCAGCTGACTCCCTGCATCCGAAACGTCACCTCGCCTACACGGCAGCATCAAAGTG ATCGAGAGAAGGAATACTGTTCATCCCGGCCGAGCAGCCCCCGCCCTCAGAAAATCTCCCCCAACGGTTCCAGTAGTAGCGTTGGGCTCAGTAGCCGAAACAGTAGCCAGTCGAGTTCGGAAGTGAACTGTAAGACCGCTGGGGAGATGGTGTTTGTGTACGAGAATGTAAAGGAAGGAGCGCGGAGCATCCGCACCTCCGAGAGAGTCACCTTGATAGTGGACAACACCAGATTTGTTGTAGACCCggccattttcaccgcacagccaAACACAATGTTGGGCAG GATGTTTGGATCTGGCAGAGAACATAATTTCACACGTCCTAATGACAAGGGAGAGTTTGAAGTTGCCGAGGGAATCAGCTCCACTGTGTTTCGGGCCATTCTG gaTTACTACAAGACCGGGATAATTCGCTGTCCAGATGGAATATCTATCCCGGAGCTCAGAGAAGCTTGCGACTATCTATGTATCTCTTTTGAATATAGCACTATCAAATGTAGAGACCTCA GTGCCCTGATGCATGAATTGTCCAACGACGGCGCTCGGAGACAGTTTGAGTTTTACTTGGAGGAGATGATCTTGCCTTTGATGGTTGCCAGCGCTCAGAGCGGGGAGCGAGAATGCCATATAGTGGTGCTAACCGATGACGATGTCGTGGACTGGGATGAAGAGTACCCTCCGCAGATGGGAGAAGAATATTCTCAGA tTATTTACAGCACTAAGTTGTACAGGTTCTTTAAGTACATTGAAAACCGAGATGTCGCAAAGTCCGTTCTGAAGGAAAGAGGCCTTAAAAAGATCCGGCTAGGCATCGAAG GTTACCCAACATACAAGGAGAAGGTAAAGAAGAGGCCGGGTGGACGGCCCGAGGTCATCTACAACTACGTGCAGCGGCCCTTCATCAGGATGTCCTGGGAGAAGGAGGAGGGGAAAAGCCGACACGTGGACTTCCAGTGTGTAAAAAGCAAATCCATTACAAACCTGGCTGCAGCCGCCGCCGACATCCCACAGGACCAACTGGTGGTTATGCACCCAACACCTCAAGTAGATGAGCTTGACATCTTACCCAATCATCCCACCCCAGGCAACAATGACACAGAACCAGACGGGCAGAACTCCACCTTATAA
- the BTBD10 gene encoding BTB/POZ domain-containing protein 10 isoform X3, with the protein MSLHGASGGHERSRDRRRSSDRSRDSSHERGESQLTPCIRNVTSPTRQHQSDREKEYCSSRPSSPRPQKISPNGSSSSVGLSSRNSSQSSSEVNCKTAGEMVFVYENVKEGARSIRTSERVTLIVDNTRFVVDPAIFTAQPNTMLGRMFGSGREHNFTRPNDKGEFEVAEGISSTVFRAILDYYKTGIIRCPDGISIPELREACDYLCISFEYSTIKCRDLSALMHELSNDGARRQFEFYLEEMILPLMVASAQSGERECHIVVLTDDDVVDWDEEYPPQMGEEYSQIIYSTKLYRFFKYIENRDVAKSVLKERGLKKIRLGIEGYPTYKEKVKKRPGGRPEVIYNYVQRPFIRMSWEKEEGKSRHVDFQCVKSKSITNLAAAAADIPQDQLVVMHPTPQVDELDILPNHPTPGNNDTEPDGQNSTL; encoded by the exons ATGAGTCTCCATGGTGCCAGTGGCGGTCACGAACGTTCAAGAGATCGACGTCGGTCAAGTGACAGATCTCGAGACTCATCCCATGAAAGAGGAGAGAGCCAGCTGACTCCCTGCATCCGAAACGTCACCTCGCCTACACGGCAGCATCAAAGTG ATCGAGAGAAGGAATACTGTTCATCCCGGCCGAGCAGCCCCCGCCCTCAGAAAATCTCCCCCAACGGTTCCAGTAGTAGCGTTGGGCTCAGTAGCCGAAACAGTAGCCAGTCGAGTTCGGAAGTGAACTGTAAGACCGCTGGGGAGATGGTGTTTGTGTACGAGAATGTAAAGGAAGGAGCGCGGAGCATCCGCACCTCCGAGAGAGTCACCTTGATAGTGGACAACACCAGATTTGTTGTAGACCCggccattttcaccgcacagccaAACACAATGTTGGGCAG GATGTTTGGATCTGGCAGAGAACATAATTTCACACGTCCTAATGACAAGGGAGAGTTTGAAGTTGCCGAGGGAATCAGCTCCACTGTGTTTCGGGCCATTCTG gaTTACTACAAGACCGGGATAATTCGCTGTCCAGATGGAATATCTATCCCGGAGCTCAGAGAAGCTTGCGACTATCTATGTATCTCTTTTGAATATAGCACTATCAAATGTAGAGACCTCA GTGCCCTGATGCATGAATTGTCCAACGACGGCGCTCGGAGACAGTTTGAGTTTTACTTGGAGGAGATGATCTTGCCTTTGATGGTTGCCAGCGCTCAGAGCGGGGAGCGAGAATGCCATATAGTGGTGCTAACCGATGACGATGTCGTGGACTGGGATGAAGAGTACCCTCCGCAGATGGGAGAAGAATATTCTCAGA tTATTTACAGCACTAAGTTGTACAGGTTCTTTAAGTACATTGAAAACCGAGATGTCGCAAAGTCCGTTCTGAAGGAAAGAGGCCTTAAAAAGATCCGGCTAGGCATCGAAG GTTACCCAACATACAAGGAGAAGGTAAAGAAGAGGCCGGGTGGACGGCCCGAGGTCATCTACAACTACGTGCAGCGGCCCTTCATCAGGATGTCCTGGGAGAAGGAGGAGGGGAAAAGCCGACACGTGGACTTCCAGTGTGTAAAAAGCAAATCCATTACAAACCTGGCTGCAGCCGCCGCCGACATCCCACAGGACCAACTGGTGGTTATGCACCCAACACCTCAAGTAGATGAGCTTGACATCTTACCCAATCATCCCACCCCAGGCAACAATGACACAGAACCAGACGGGCAGAACTCCACCTTATAA